The following proteins are encoded in a genomic region of Sulfurimonas sp. HSL3-7:
- the nifD gene encoding nitrogenase molybdenum-iron protein alpha chain: protein MGPESLEAKQKAAIEEVLKAYPSKAAKNRAKHLGVGSPEDESQKTCGNVRSNKKTVPGVMSQRGCAYAGSKGVVWGPVKDMVHISHGPIGCGQYSRAGRRNYYIGTTGVDTFVTMNFSSDFQEKDIVFGGDKKLAVCFEEIDELFPLNNGITVQSECPIGLIGDDINATSKQYAKKTGNTIVPVNCEGFRGVSQSLGHHIANDTVRDYVFDGNIDTLGEAIEQTDYDVAIIGDYNIGGDAWSSRILLEEMGLRVVAQWSGDATLKEMAATPKVKLNLLHCYRSMNYISRHMEKEFGIPWVEYNFFGPSQTIKSLRKIAAFFDESIQAKCEEVIAKYQPMIDAVTEKYRPRLEGKQVMLFVGGLRPRHVIGAYEDLGMEVIGTGYEFAHDDDYKRTKDEIFRSTVIYDDVNEYELEAFVKKLEPDLVASGIKEKYVFQKMGLPYRQMHSWDYSGPYHGYDGFAIFAADMDLAINSPVWGHSKAPWESEGEA from the coding sequence ATGGGTCCAGAATCATTGGAAGCAAAACAGAAAGCAGCTATCGAGGAAGTGCTTAAGGCATACCCTTCGAAAGCGGCAAAAAACCGTGCGAAGCACTTAGGTGTCGGTTCACCGGAAGACGAAAGTCAAAAAACATGCGGTAACGTCCGTTCGAATAAGAAAACTGTTCCAGGTGTAATGAGTCAACGTGGTTGTGCTTACGCCGGTTCAAAAGGTGTTGTATGGGGTCCGGTAAAAGATATGGTTCATATCTCTCACGGTCCTATCGGTTGTGGTCAGTACTCACGTGCCGGCCGTCGTAACTACTACATCGGTACAACTGGTGTCGATACATTCGTTACGATGAACTTCTCTTCGGATTTCCAAGAGAAAGATATCGTTTTCGGCGGGGATAAAAAACTTGCTGTATGTTTCGAAGAGATTGACGAGCTTTTCCCGTTGAACAACGGTATCACAGTTCAATCTGAGTGTCCGATCGGTCTGATCGGTGATGATATCAATGCGACATCAAAACAGTATGCTAAGAAGACAGGTAACACAATCGTTCCGGTAAACTGTGAAGGTTTCCGCGGGGTTTCTCAATCTCTAGGTCACCACATCGCAAATGACACGGTTCGTGACTACGTTTTCGACGGTAACATCGACACATTGGGTGAAGCGATCGAGCAGACTGATTATGATGTTGCTATCATCGGTGACTATAACATCGGTGGTGATGCATGGTCAAGCCGTATCCTTCTCGAAGAGATGGGTCTACGTGTTGTTGCTCAGTGGTCAGGTGATGCTACTCTTAAAGAGATGGCTGCCACACCGAAAGTAAAATTGAACCTACTTCACTGTTACCGTTCAATGAACTACATCTCCCGTCACATGGAGAAAGAGTTCGGTATTCCTTGGGTTGAGTACAACTTCTTCGGTCCAAGCCAGACGATCAAATCACTTCGCAAGATCGCAGCGTTCTTCGACGAGTCTATCCAGGCGAAATGTGAAGAAGTGATCGCGAAGTATCAGCCGATGATCGATGCTGTAACTGAGAAGTACCGTCCACGTCTTGAAGGCAAGCAGGTTATGTTGTTTGTCGGTGGTCTACGTCCTCGTCACGTTATCGGCGCTTACGAAGATCTTGGTATGGAAGTTATCGGTACAGGTTATGAGTTCGCCCACGACGACGATTACAAACGTACTAAAGATGAGATCTTCCGTTCGACTGTCATCTATGATGATGTTAATGAGTACGAACTTGAAGCCTTTGTTAAAAAACTTGAGCCAGACTTGGTCGCTTCAGGTATTAAAGAGAAATATGTGTTCCAGAAAATGGGTCTGCCATACCGTCAGATGCACTCATGGGATTACAGCGGTCCGTACCATGGATATGACGGATTCGCGATCTTTGCAGCAGACATGGACCTTGCTATCAACTCTCCGGTTTGGGGACATAGCAAAGCACCTTGGGAATCAGAAGGAGAAGCGTAA